A region from the Mucilaginibacter sp. CSA2-8R genome encodes:
- a CDS encoding M1 family metallopeptidase, whose product MKKLYSLLAGSLLLTSALQAQVIENNPGSNHGNKFEQLGSTYLADPNMYRSASGAPGPKYWQQKADYDIAAKLDDDKQRLDGTETITYYNNSPDALTYLWLQLDENQHKKDAESAKFDESRMQDRMSLRQLQTIMGHNLDLGNHIVSAKDGSGNTLKYTINETMMRIELPQTLQPGQKFTFKIAWWYNISDRLTIGGRGGYEYFPEDKNYLYTMAQWYPRMAVYSDFQGWQNKQFTGRGEFALAFGDFKVAINVPADHVIDGTGQCSNYSSVLTAAQYKRWQQAQTSYKEPVEVVTLAEAKNALKGHATARKTWNWHAENVRDFAWVSSRRVVWDAMATQIDGGRKVMAMSVYGPEAYPLYRRYSTKVVAHTLKTYSKHTIPYPYPCATSVEASNGMEYPMICFNYGRAEKDGTYSEATKNGMIGVIIHEVGHNFFPMIVNSDERQWTWMDEGLNTFCQYLTEQEWDPNFPSNRGPAYKIVDYMKLPKNELEPIMTNSENIQRFGPNAYAKPATALNILRETVMGRELFDYAFKTYSRRWAFKHPTPSDFFRTMEDASAVDLDWFWRGWFYGTDPVDISVDSVKYYRLNTKNPQVESTYDRAQFDRNLQNISTTRNQQNGTRFAVEADTALQDFYYKWDRFAATPVTQQSYQAMFNALSPEEKQFFGSKNFFYEISFSNKGGLPMPLFIEWTYADGSKELEKISAYIWRHNELNVTKVFAKTKEVKGIKLDPYRETADINESNNSWPREYTPTRFELFKQQNVIRGASTGGNPMQESRKTTP is encoded by the coding sequence ATGAAAAAACTCTACAGCTTACTGGCAGGTTCGCTTCTGCTAACTTCGGCACTACAGGCCCAGGTAATTGAAAATAATCCGGGCTCAAATCACGGTAATAAATTTGAACAGTTGGGCAGCACTTACCTGGCCGACCCTAACATGTACCGTTCGGCATCGGGTGCCCCCGGCCCTAAATACTGGCAGCAAAAAGCAGACTACGACATTGCAGCCAAACTTGATGATGATAAGCAAAGACTGGATGGTACCGAAACCATTACTTACTACAACAACTCGCCCGATGCGCTTACCTATCTTTGGTTACAGTTAGACGAAAATCAGCATAAAAAAGATGCCGAAAGCGCTAAGTTTGACGAAAGCCGCATGCAAGATCGCATGAGCCTTCGGCAGTTGCAAACCATCATGGGCCATAACCTGGATTTAGGCAACCACATTGTAAGTGCCAAAGACGGATCGGGCAATACGCTTAAATATACTATTAACGAAACCATGATGCGCATTGAGCTGCCGCAAACGCTGCAGCCGGGCCAAAAGTTTACGTTTAAAATTGCCTGGTGGTATAACATCTCTGACCGCTTAACCATTGGCGGACGCGGCGGTTACGAATACTTTCCGGAAGATAAAAACTACCTGTATACTATGGCACAGTGGTATCCGCGAATGGCCGTATACAGCGATTTTCAGGGCTGGCAAAACAAACAGTTTACCGGTCGTGGCGAGTTTGCCCTAGCGTTCGGCGACTTTAAAGTAGCCATTAACGTACCGGCCGACCATGTAATTGATGGTACTGGCCAATGCTCTAACTATAGCTCGGTGTTAACCGCAGCTCAATACAAACGCTGGCAGCAGGCACAAACCTCTTATAAAGAGCCGGTAGAAGTAGTTACCCTGGCCGAAGCCAAAAACGCTTTAAAAGGTCATGCTACCGCCCGCAAAACATGGAACTGGCATGCCGAAAATGTACGCGATTTTGCCTGGGTATCTTCCCGCCGTGTAGTATGGGATGCAATGGCTACGCAGATTGATGGCGGCCGAAAAGTAATGGCCATGTCGGTGTATGGACCAGAGGCTTACCCACTTTATCGCCGTTACTCTACCAAGGTTGTTGCTCACACCCTTAAAACGTACTCAAAGCATACTATCCCCTACCCTTATCCTTGCGCTACTTCGGTTGAGGCATCAAACGGTATGGAATACCCGATGATTTGTTTTAATTACGGCCGTGCCGAAAAAGACGGCACCTACAGCGAAGCTACCAAAAACGGCATGATCGGTGTAATTATCCATGAGGTGGGTCACAACTTTTTTCCGATGATTGTGAACTCCGACGAGCGCCAGTGGACCTGGATGGACGAAGGATTGAATACTTTTTGCCAGTATTTAACCGAGCAGGAATGGGACCCTAATTTTCCGTCAAACCGTGGCCCGGCCTATAAAATTGTAGATTACATGAAGCTGCCTAAAAACGAGTTAGAACCTATCATGACCAACTCGGAAAATATACAGCGCTTTGGCCCTAACGCCTATGCAAAACCGGCCACCGCGCTAAACATTTTGCGCGAAACAGTAATGGGCCGCGAGTTATTTGACTACGCTTTTAAAACTTACTCGCGCCGCTGGGCTTTTAAGCACCCAACACCAAGTGATTTTTTCCGTACGATGGAAGATGCTTCGGCGGTAGATTTAGACTGGTTTTGGAGAGGCTGGTTTTATGGTACCGACCCGGTTGATATTTCGGTTGACAGTGTTAAATACTATCGATTAAACACTAAAAACCCGCAGGTAGAGTCTACTTATGACCGTGCCCAGTTTGACCGCAATTTGCAAAACATCAGTACTACCCGCAACCAGCAGAATGGCACCCGCTTTGCCGTAGAGGCCGACACTGCTTTGCAAGATTTTTACTACAAATGGGACCGCTTTGCAGCAACGCCCGTAACCCAGCAAAGCTATCAGGCTATGTTCAACGCATTAAGCCCGGAGGAGAAACAATTTTTTGGAAGTAAGAACTTTTTTTACGAAATCAGTTTCAGCAATAAAGGGGGCCTACCTATGCCTTTGTTTATTGAATGGACCTACGCCGACGGCAGCAAAGAACTTGAAAAAATATCAGCCTATATTTGGCGCCATAACGAGTTAAATGTAACCAAGGTATTTGCTAAAACCAAAGAAGTAAAAGGCATTAAGCTGGACCCTTACCGCGAAACAGCCGACATTAACGAAAGTAACAACAGCTGGCCAAGAGAATACACTCCTACCCGTTTTGAGCTGTTTAAACAGCAAAACGTAATTCGTGGTGCCAGCACAGGCGGCAACCCTATGCAAGAATCGCGGAAAACAACGCCGTAA
- a CDS encoding HupE/UreJ family protein: MHDFPLYFKLGWQHICDWQGYDHILFVTVLCGTYVLADWRKVLILVTAFTAGHSITLALSVINILHVNTSLIEFLIPVTIVITSFINIKNKRKTPGTLRLSYALALFFGLIHGLGFSNYLKSLLGRSTNIVPQLLAFNLGLEFGQVLIVLCVLTVSFILLNIIKIQRREWTLFLSSAIFGIALIMCIERYALIHFR, from the coding sequence ATGCACGATTTTCCGTTGTACTTTAAGTTAGGGTGGCAGCACATCTGCGACTGGCAAGGGTACGATCATATTTTATTTGTAACCGTACTGTGCGGCACTTACGTATTGGCCGATTGGCGCAAAGTGCTCATTTTAGTAACCGCCTTTACCGCAGGGCACTCTATAACCTTAGCATTAAGTGTTATCAATATCTTGCATGTGAATACCTCACTCATCGAGTTTTTGATTCCTGTTACCATTGTAATTACCAGCTTTATCAACATTAAAAACAAAAGAAAAACGCCTGGCACTCTGCGCCTGTCTTACGCACTTGCCTTGTTTTTTGGGCTGATACATGGTTTGGGCTTTTCTAATTACTTAAAAAGCCTTTTGGGTCGCAGTACCAATATTGTACCTCAGTTGCTGGCTTTTAATTTAGGATTAGAATTTGGCCAAGTGCTGATTGTACTGTGCGTGTTAACCGTATCATTTATTTTACTTAACATTATTAAAATACAGCGCCGCGAATGGACATTGTTCCTGTCATCTGCTATATTTGGCATAGCGTTAATTATGTGCATAGAGCGCTATGCCTTAATCCATTTTAGATGA
- a CDS encoding DUF6702 family protein — translation MLQCLFFTWFAIFHPFYVSVTEINHNARTQAIEISCRMFYDDLEHVLEKQYHVQLDIVKPANKEQLKQIMNDYVHKHLIIKVDGKVLNPSFLGYEIQEDGAWAYLEAKGISKAQKIEVHDDLLYTEHAEQINMLHVTAKGERKSTKLDNPDANAGFNF, via the coding sequence ATGTTACAATGCCTGTTCTTTACCTGGTTTGCTATATTTCATCCGTTTTATGTAAGCGTAACCGAAATTAATCACAATGCCCGCACGCAGGCTATTGAGATTAGCTGCCGTATGTTTTATGATGATTTAGAGCATGTGCTTGAAAAGCAGTACCATGTACAGTTAGATATAGTAAAACCTGCCAACAAAGAACAGCTTAAGCAAATCATGAACGATTACGTGCACAAGCACTTAATTATTAAGGTAGATGGTAAAGTACTGAACCCTTCTTTTTTAGGTTACGAAATACAGGAGGATGGCGCCTGGGCTTACTTGGAGGCAAAAGGTATTAGCAAAGCGCAAAAAATTGAAGTGCACGACGACTTGTTGTACACCGAGCATGCCGAACAAATAAACATGCTGCATGTTACCGCAAAAGGCGAACGCAAAAGCACCAAACTGGACAATCCGGATGCCAATGCTGGCTTTAACTTTTAA
- a CDS encoding PH domain-containing protein, with the protein MIFKSGKAVWVSLLIWGVVALMVFNAFQVITDQSNDPFYLIFTVLITAFLLWIWFGTYYIIDGQQLKYRSGPINGSIPVASIRKITTGKTSFIGLKPSLDTHGCVLAYNKYDEIYLSPKNQDLFVQELVKINPAIEVVT; encoded by the coding sequence ATGATATTTAAATCGGGCAAAGCAGTATGGGTGAGTTTGCTTATCTGGGGAGTAGTCGCGCTGATGGTTTTTAACGCCTTTCAGGTAATTACCGACCAATCGAACGATCCGTTTTATCTCATTTTTACTGTTCTGATTACCGCTTTCCTTTTATGGATTTGGTTTGGTACCTATTATATTATTGACGGCCAACAGCTCAAATACCGTTCGGGGCCAATAAATGGCAGTATCCCGGTAGCCAGTATTCGTAAAATTACCACGGGTAAAACCAGTTTTATAGGATTAAAACCATCGCTTGATACCCACGGCTGCGTGTTGGCTTATAACAAGTATGACGAAATTTACCTATCGCCTAAAAATCAGGACTTGTTTGTGCAAGAGCTTGTGAAAATAAATCCTGCCATTGAGGTGGTCACTTAA
- a CDS encoding PAS domain-containing protein, with amino-acid sequence MGIDKIWYRYKKFVEAAVSKNAFETKDIYYLQERLFINIILYSLPLSLIAVIPTVIITYEHGQHYLPHVYISAIVVISTISLNRRISLKFRKGFLVLFLYAVSIFLIADTGSFSIASIYLLALSVLVALIFSKRIVYASLLANITIYATLGLIIYTHIFDLSVIYHYTLSMWFAYSLNFVFLNLLVIIQVRYIVNGLKVTILQEANLYQELQSEMREKVSINLALRESEEHYKSLFLLNPSPMWIYDADTLMILQVNDAAIRRYGYSRMDFLCMNIEDVRPSSKIPELQKILRREKLPDTEKTINTQHQTKSGETFYVDVQCIRIPFKGKNARLVISTDVTAQFEHALAIENQNAKLREIAFMQSHIVRAPLARIMGLMSLILPGPNVVTQDKKLFEFLDVSVKELDDVIRAIVSTSEETEPQTHNLNLIESAKSDIENLTAQYH; translated from the coding sequence TTGGGTATAGATAAAATCTGGTACCGTTACAAGAAATTTGTAGAGGCTGCTGTATCTAAAAATGCATTCGAAACTAAAGACATCTATTACCTGCAGGAGCGGCTTTTCATCAACATCATTCTTTACTCGCTTCCGTTAAGTTTAATTGCAGTTATCCCAACTGTAATTATTACTTATGAGCATGGGCAACATTATTTACCCCATGTGTATATATCTGCTATTGTTGTCATCTCCACCATAAGTTTAAACCGGCGCATAAGCCTTAAATTCAGAAAGGGCTTTTTAGTACTGTTTCTTTATGCAGTTTCTATATTCTTGATAGCCGATACAGGTTCTTTTAGTATTGCGAGCATCTATCTGCTCGCTTTAAGTGTACTGGTTGCTTTAATATTTTCTAAACGGATAGTGTATGCATCTTTACTGGCCAATATCACTATATATGCCACGCTAGGCTTAATTATATACACACACATTTTTGACCTGAGTGTAATTTATCATTACACTTTAAGCATGTGGTTTGCTTATTCATTGAATTTTGTATTTCTTAACCTATTGGTAATTATACAGGTACGATATATTGTTAACGGATTAAAAGTTACCATTTTACAGGAAGCGAACCTGTATCAGGAACTGCAGTCAGAAATGCGCGAAAAAGTGAGCATCAATCTGGCACTTCGCGAATCTGAAGAACATTACAAAAGCCTGTTTCTGCTCAATCCATCACCCATGTGGATTTACGATGCCGATACCTTAATGATTTTGCAAGTAAACGATGCTGCCATTAGAAGATACGGTTATTCGAGGATGGATTTTCTGTGTATGAACATAGAGGATGTGCGCCCGTCATCTAAAATTCCGGAACTTCAAAAAATTTTAAGACGGGAGAAATTGCCTGACACCGAAAAAACGATTAATACCCAGCATCAAACTAAAAGCGGCGAAACATTTTACGTAGATGTGCAATGTATAAGAATTCCATTTAAAGGTAAAAATGCACGTTTGGTAATTTCTACTGATGTTACTGCACAATTTGAGCATGCATTAGCCATTGAAAATCAAAACGCCAAACTACGTGAAATTGCCTTTATGCAATCACATATTGTGAGGGCACCATTGGCACGCATTATGGGATTAATGAGCTTGATTTTGCCCGGACCAAATGTAGTTACCCAAGATAAAAAGCTTTTTGAGTTTTTAGATGTGTCGGTTAAAGAGTTGGATGACGTAATCCGTGCTATTGTAAGCACCAGCGAAGAAACAGAGCCGCAAACGCATAATTTAAATTTAATTGAGTCTGCCAAGAGTGATATAGAAAACCTTACGGCTCAATATCATTAA
- a CDS encoding class I SAM-dependent methyltransferase, whose product MSNIQLLTPTHWKDYELIDCGNFEKLERFGQVILIRPEPQAVWSKQLPESEWQRLHHIRFKGRSATAGDWVKKNPKTPDRWHVEYKNDDAAIKFRLALTSFKHLGIFPEQAVNWDYIAQNVKRFKTARPKVLNLFAYTGGASLIAQAAGADTTHVDSIKQVVSWANENQELSGLKDIRWVVEDALKFVKRELKREKKYNGIILDPPAYGHGPNGEKWKLEDHINEMIKDVVQLLDPEEHFLILNTYSLGFSSVIVENLIKGAFPAVQNLEIGELFLQATAGSKLPLGVFGKFYKI is encoded by the coding sequence ATGTCGAATATCCAACTCCTCACTCCTACGCACTGGAAAGATTATGAACTAATTGATTGCGGAAACTTTGAAAAGCTGGAACGTTTTGGCCAAGTAATTTTGATCAGGCCAGAGCCACAGGCCGTCTGGAGCAAACAGCTGCCTGAAAGCGAATGGCAGCGGTTACATCATATCCGCTTTAAAGGACGGTCTGCCACAGCCGGCGACTGGGTAAAAAAGAATCCAAAAACGCCAGACCGATGGCATGTTGAATATAAGAACGATGATGCCGCTATTAAATTTCGTTTGGCACTCACATCATTCAAACACTTAGGTATTTTTCCGGAGCAAGCTGTAAATTGGGATTATATTGCGCAAAACGTTAAAAGATTTAAAACGGCTCGACCTAAAGTGCTTAACCTTTTTGCTTATACCGGCGGCGCTTCGCTGATTGCACAAGCAGCCGGAGCCGACACTACCCACGTTGACTCCATAAAACAGGTAGTAAGCTGGGCTAATGAAAACCAGGAGCTTTCGGGCTTAAAAGATATACGCTGGGTGGTTGAAGATGCTTTGAAGTTTGTTAAACGCGAATTAAAACGTGAGAAAAAGTATAATGGTATTATCCTGGATCCGCCTGCTTATGGCCATGGGCCTAACGGCGAAAAATGGAAACTGGAAGATCACATTAACGAAATGATTAAAGATGTAGTGCAGCTGTTAGACCCCGAAGAGCACTTTTTGATACTGAATACCTACTCATTAGGTTTCTCGTCGGTTATTGTAGAAAACCTGATTAAAGGAGCTTTTCCTGCTGTGCAAAATCTTGAAATTGGCGAGCTGTTTTTGCAGGCTACTGCAGGTAGTAAGTTGCCTCTAGGGGTGTTTGGTAAATTTTATAAAATTTAA
- a CDS encoding ABC transporter ATP-binding protein — MIEIKDIYKTFGENEVLRGISAVFEPGKNNLIIGGSGSGKTTLLKCIVGLHEPTKGLVIFNGENFTEMNFEQRVPIRKEIGMLFQNSALFDSMTVEENIIFPLNMFTEMSTSEKLDRANFCLERVNLKDKNKLYPSELSGGMKKRVGIARAIAMEPKYLFVDEPNSGLDPKTSIVIDELINELTQEYKITTVIVTHDMNSVMGIGDHIIFLHQGKKAWEGSNKEIAHTDNQELNDFVFASKFTQAAKEKL, encoded by the coding sequence ATGATTGAGATTAAAGACATTTATAAAACATTTGGCGAAAACGAAGTACTGCGTGGTATAAGCGCTGTATTTGAGCCAGGCAAAAACAACTTAATCATAGGCGGCTCCGGATCAGGTAAAACTACTTTGCTTAAATGTATTGTGGGTTTGCACGAGCCCACCAAGGGCCTGGTTATTTTTAACGGCGAAAACTTTACCGAAATGAATTTTGAGCAACGTGTACCCATCCGCAAGGAAATTGGTATGTTGTTTCAAAACTCGGCCTTGTTTGACTCGATGACGGTTGAGGAAAACATCATTTTCCCGCTTAATATGTTTACTGAAATGAGCACGTCTGAAAAATTAGACCGTGCTAATTTTTGTTTGGAACGTGTTAACCTGAAAGATAAAAACAAATTGTATCCTTCAGAACTTTCGGGTGGTATGAAAAAACGGGTAGGCATAGCGCGGGCCATTGCTATGGAGCCCAAGTATTTATTTGTAGATGAGCCCAACTCTGGCCTTGACCCTAAAACATCTATAGTAATTGATGAATTGATTAACGAGCTTACCCAGGAGTACAAAATAACCACCGTTATTGTAACCCACGATATGAACTCGGTGATGGGTATTGGCGACCATATTATCTTTTTACACCAAGGCAAAAAAGCCTGGGAAGGCTCGAACAAAGAAATAGCACACACCGACAACCAGGAACTCAACGACTTTGTATTTGCCAGCAAGTTTACTCAGGCGGCTAAGGAGAAGCTGTAA
- a CDS encoding ABC transporter permease has product MFYTLGRYILLMRLSFRRPEKFSIYWNEVMREMVSVGIGSMGIISIISVFIGAATTIQVAFQLSSPLVPRSIAGSIARDSNILEFSPTISSLVLAGRVGSSIASQIGTMRVTEQIDALEIMGVNAPGYLIAPKIIACMLMVPLLVIFSIALALTGGYIACVFTGDVSPADYLMGVHDGFMPITIQVALVKAFIFGFLIASICAYQGFYTSGGALEVGQSATQGVVYSCVMILFADLMVTSVML; this is encoded by the coding sequence ATGTTTTATACTTTAGGCCGGTACATTCTCTTGATGAGATTAAGCTTCAGGCGACCCGAAAAATTTTCTATCTATTGGAATGAAGTTATGCGCGAAATGGTATCTGTAGGCATTGGCTCTATGGGTATTATCAGTATCATTTCTGTATTTATCGGTGCGGCCACTACCATACAGGTAGCCTTCCAGTTATCAAGCCCCTTAGTACCCCGCAGTATTGCCGGCAGTATTGCCCGCGACTCTAATATTTTAGAGTTTAGCCCAACCATATCTTCGCTGGTTTTGGCCGGCCGGGTAGGTTCGAGCATTGCCTCGCAAATAGGTACCATGCGGGTTACCGAACAAATAGATGCCCTCGAAATTATGGGTGTTAATGCGCCGGGGTATTTGATTGCCCCTAAAATTATTGCCTGTATGCTGATGGTGCCGTTACTGGTTATTTTCTCTATAGCACTGGCCTTAACCGGTGGTTACATTGCATGTGTGTTCACCGGCGATGTTAGCCCTGCCGATTACTTAATGGGTGTACATGATGGCTTTATGCCTATTACCATCCAGGTGGCACTGGTAAAAGCTTTCATATTTGGCTTTTTAATTGCTTCAATCTGTGCCTATCAGGGTTTTTATACCTCAGGCGGTGCGTTAGAAGTGGGCCAATCGGCTACCCAGGGTGTAGTTTACAGTTGTGTAATGATTTTATTTGCCGATTTGATGGTAACCAGTGTAATGCTATGA
- a CDS encoding SDR family oxidoreductase, translating into MENALITGATQGIGRSIAIAFAKQGLNLAICSRKVKDLAQLKEELLVVNPEIQVYTHATDCSIKAELLDFARQAQAQLGFIKVLVNNVGLFIPSKVLDDEDDALMNQINTNLMPAYELYRFFGKNMVAQGSGHIFNICSAAALHPAINAGSYSVTKAAMYSLNTVMKLEMQPYSVKVTALLPGSTLTASWAGTEVHPDRFIMPDDVAAAVVTAYRMSAGANVDEIVIKPVLGQLQ; encoded by the coding sequence ATGGAAAATGCCCTCATCACAGGCGCTACCCAAGGGATAGGCCGCTCCATCGCTATCGCATTTGCTAAACAAGGATTAAACCTGGCAATTTGTTCGCGAAAGGTAAAAGATTTAGCTCAATTAAAGGAAGAACTGTTGGTTGTAAATCCCGAAATACAGGTTTATACTCACGCTACCGATTGCAGCATAAAGGCCGAACTGCTTGATTTTGCCCGGCAGGCGCAAGCGCAATTAGGCTTTATTAAGGTGTTGGTTAACAACGTCGGGCTTTTCATCCCCTCGAAAGTACTGGATGACGAGGATGATGCTTTAATGAATCAGATAAATACCAACCTGATGCCGGCGTATGAGCTGTACCGTTTTTTTGGTAAAAACATGGTGGCGCAGGGCAGCGGGCATATTTTTAATATCTGTTCGGCGGCGGCGTTGCATCCTGCAATAAATGCTGGTAGTTATAGTGTAACAAAAGCTGCAATGTACAGTCTTAATACTGTAATGAAACTTGAAATGCAGCCATACAGTGTAAAAGTAACCGCGCTACTGCCAGGTTCAACACTAACGGCATCCTGGGCTGGAACGGAGGTGCACCCCGACCGGTTTATTATGCCTGATGATGTTGCCGCTGCCGTAGTTACTGCTTACCGCATGAGCGCAGGCGCTAATGTGGATGAGATTGTGATTAAGCCCGTTTTAGGTCAGTTACAGTAA
- a CDS encoding PspC domain-containing protein → MNNNKRLYRDELNKMVGGVCKGIADYLDIDPTIVRVLFLIALIAKGSGVLLYIILWAVLPKKVDYTFKQPEVDYTVPPVQPDAESASPFTYQPVKRKSNFSLIAGMLFIILGAVLLLDEYDIFPDLDFEHLWPVTIVGIGLALIFTSGSRKSTNTNPPIV, encoded by the coding sequence ATGAACAACAATAAAAGACTTTACCGCGACGAATTAAATAAAATGGTTGGCGGTGTGTGTAAAGGTATTGCCGATTACCTGGATATTGACCCTACCATCGTAAGGGTTTTATTTCTGATAGCTTTAATTGCCAAAGGCTCAGGCGTATTATTATATATTATACTTTGGGCTGTATTACCTAAAAAGGTAGACTATACCTTTAAACAACCCGAGGTAGATTATACTGTTCCGCCGGTACAGCCTGATGCCGAAAGCGCATCACCTTTTACTTATCAGCCTGTAAAACGCAAAAGTAATTTTAGTTTAATTGCTGGTATGTTGTTCATTATACTGGGAGCTGTATTGCTTTTGGATGAGTATGATATTTTTCCTGATTTAGATTTTGAACATCTGTGGCCCGTTACTATTGTTGGAATAGGCTTAGCACTCATTTTTACTTCAGGTAGCCGCAAATCAACCAATACTAACCCTCCAATTGTTTAA
- a CDS encoding DUF5668 domain-containing protein, with translation MRNDRLFSGLVLVIIGAVFLLNNFGVIDFHWGNLFRLWPVFLVIGGVNLLLSNTRAVWATLVRVAVLIIGLGFILFSNVKGKYGFGPFRSHYDVIDDHNNDDDDDDIDGDLKMSAKSSSNSYQQPFVAGTKYARLNVSGGATKYTLSKSTDSLFTASTSEYYGDYRLDSRTEDSVTVVDFDMNKRNRRFRWDGGNMNVARLSLNTAPIWDINLRGGAAKVDFDLTRYKIRNLNINGGAASCNVKLDAKLPVTDVVVSTGASEIDINIPKSAACDIVTSSGLSSNDFEGFTKISSDHYTTPGFENAPNKIYLKLKGGVSDFNVHRY, from the coding sequence ATGAGAAACGACAGATTATTTTCGGGCCTGGTACTGGTTATTATCGGGGCCGTTTTTTTACTTAATAACTTTGGGGTAATTGATTTTCATTGGGGTAACCTGTTTAGGTTGTGGCCAGTATTTTTAGTGATAGGCGGAGTTAACCTGCTGCTTTCAAACACCAGGGCAGTTTGGGCTACGCTGGTTAGGGTAGCGGTATTAATTATAGGTTTGGGTTTTATACTGTTTAGTAACGTCAAAGGTAAATACGGTTTCGGCCCTTTCAGGAGTCATTATGATGTAATTGATGACCACAACAACGACGACGATGATGATGACATAGATGGCGACTTAAAGATGTCTGCCAAATCATCATCCAATAGCTATCAGCAACCGTTTGTAGCGGGTACTAAATATGCCCGCCTTAACGTAAGCGGAGGGGCAACTAAATACACTTTAAGCAAAAGTACCGATAGCTTGTTCACAGCCTCAACCAGCGAATATTATGGTGATTATAGGTTAGACAGTCGTACCGAAGACTCGGTTACTGTGGTTGATTTTGATATGAACAAACGTAACCGGCGTTTTAGGTGGGACGGCGGCAATATGAATGTAGCTCGTTTGAGTTTAAACACTGCACCTATCTGGGATATTAACCTGCGTGGCGGTGCTGCCAAAGTTGATTTTGATTTGACACGCTACAAAATACGCAACCTAAATATTAATGGCGGCGCAGCATCGTGCAATGTTAAATTGGATGCCAAGTTGCCGGTTACTGATGTGGTAGTATCAACAGGAGCGTCAGAAATTGATATTAACATTCCAAAGAGTGCAGCTTGCGATATTGTTACCTCAAGCGGTCTATCCTCTAATGATTTTGAAGGCTTTACCAAAATAAGCAGCGACCATTACACCACACCTGGTTTTGAGAACGCCCCAAATAAAATTTACCTCAAGCTTAAAGGCGGCGTGTCCGATTTTAACGTACACCGTTATTAA